In Deltaproteobacteria bacterium, the following are encoded in one genomic region:
- a CDS encoding monovalent cation/H+ antiporter subunit D family protein, whose product MDTLWQLRPALILAITPLAAVLILLSGRRPNLREGWTLGAAFLQASLVLSMVPEVLEGGTFEVVLLPLASGFDLVLRTDPLGMVFACVSSILWVVTSFYSIGYMRAVEAPHQTGYFAAFAMCVGAATGLAFAGNPLTFFIFYEVLTISTYPLVVHKRTEEALKVGRKYLAYTLSAGLCLLLAVGWSQSLVGGEPFVAGGFLSTKVASPTTLTILFVLFMLGVGVKAGIMPLHAWLPAAMIAPTPVSALLHAVAVVKAGVFGTLRVVGYVFGPETLKELGVALPLATLAGFTIVTASVIALTQQNLKRRLAYSTISQLSYIVLGAALLTPTSMFGATMHIAGHAFMKITLFFCAGAIYAHCHVTEIRDLRGIGKAMPLTMGAFAVGAVGLAGIPPLPGFVSKWWLAGGAIEADQWIFLAVLVTSALLNILYFFPIIFDAFFRTSERYPKYDEAPLLLVGPPAFTAAACLLLGIAPDLGPHFWSFARQVMANFLLLGGGG is encoded by the coding sequence ATGGACACCCTCTGGCAACTCCGCCCGGCCCTGATCCTGGCCATCACCCCCCTCGCGGCGGTGCTGATCCTGCTCTCGGGCCGCCGCCCCAACCTGCGCGAGGGCTGGACCCTCGGGGCGGCCTTCCTCCAGGCGTCCCTGGTCCTCTCCATGGTCCCGGAGGTGCTCGAGGGCGGGACCTTCGAGGTCGTCCTGCTGCCCCTGGCCTCGGGCTTCGACCTGGTGCTGCGGACCGACCCGCTGGGGATGGTCTTCGCCTGCGTCTCCTCCATCCTCTGGGTGGTCACCAGCTTCTACTCCATCGGCTACATGCGCGCCGTGGAGGCGCCCCACCAGACCGGCTACTTCGCGGCCTTCGCCATGTGCGTCGGCGCGGCCACCGGCCTGGCCTTCGCCGGCAACCCGCTGACCTTCTTCATCTTCTACGAGGTCCTGACGATCTCGACCTACCCCCTGGTGGTGCACAAGCGCACCGAGGAGGCCCTGAAGGTCGGCCGCAAGTACCTCGCCTACACCCTCTCGGCGGGCCTCTGCCTCCTCCTGGCCGTGGGCTGGTCCCAGAGCCTGGTCGGCGGTGAGCCCTTCGTGGCCGGGGGCTTCCTCTCCACGAAGGTCGCGAGCCCCACCACCCTGACCATCCTCTTCGTCCTCTTCATGCTCGGGGTCGGGGTGAAGGCGGGCATCATGCCGCTGCACGCCTGGCTGCCGGCGGCGATGATCGCCCCCACCCCGGTCAGCGCCCTGCTGCACGCGGTGGCGGTGGTGAAGGCCGGGGTCTTCGGCACCCTCCGGGTGGTCGGCTACGTCTTCGGCCCCGAGACCCTGAAGGAGCTGGGCGTCGCCCTCCCCCTGGCCACCCTCGCCGGCTTCACGATCGTGACCGCCTCGGTGATCGCCCTGACCCAGCAGAACCTCAAGCGGCGGCTGGCCTACTCCACGATCTCCCAGCTCTCCTACATCGTCCTCGGCGCGGCCCTCCTCACGCCCACCAGCATGTTCGGGGCGACGATGCACATCGCCGGCCACGCCTTCATGAAGATCACCCTCTTCTTCTGCGCCGGCGCCATCTACGCCCACTGCCACGTCACCGAGATCCGCGACCTGAGGGGCATCGGCAAGGCCATGCCCCTGACGATGGGGGCCTTCGCCGTGGGCGCGGTGGGCCTGGCCGGCATCCCGCCCCTCCCCGGCTTCGTCTCGAAGTGGTGGCTGGCCGGCGGGGCCATCGAGGCGGATCAGTGGATCTTCCTCGCGGTGCTGGTCACCAGCGCCCTGCTGAACATCCTCTACTTCTTCCCGATCATCTTCGACGCGTTCTTCCGCACGAGCGAGCGCTACCCGAAGTACGACGAGGCGCCCCTGCTCCTGGTGGGACCCCCGGCCTTCACCGCGGCGGCCTGCCTGCTGCTGGGGATCGCCCCGGATCTGGGCCCCCACTTCTGGAGCTTCGCCCGGCAGGTGATGGCGAACTTCCTCCTCCTGGGAGGTGGCGGATGA